From the genome of Streptomyces sp. V1I1, one region includes:
- the gatC gene encoding Asp-tRNA(Asn)/Glu-tRNA(Gln) amidotransferase subunit GatC, whose amino-acid sequence MPGITREEVAHLARLARLELKDEELVHFAGQLDDIIGAVARVSEVADQDVPPTSHPLPLTNVMRPDEVRPSLTPAQALSGAPAQEQQRFKVPQILGED is encoded by the coding sequence ATGCCTGGCATTACGCGCGAGGAGGTCGCCCACCTCGCCCGGCTGGCGCGTCTGGAGCTGAAGGACGAAGAGCTCGTGCACTTCGCCGGACAGCTCGACGACATCATCGGCGCGGTCGCCCGCGTCTCCGAGGTCGCCGACCAAGACGTACCCCCGACCTCCCACCCGCTGCCGCTGACCAATGTCATGCGCCCGGACGAGGTCCGTCCGTCGCTCACCCCCGCGCAGGCGCTCTCCGGCGCCCCGGCCCAGGAGCAGCAGCGTTTCAAGGTGCCGCAGATCCTGGGGGAGGACTAA
- a CDS encoding bifunctional diguanylate cyclase/phosphodiesterase, translating into MKPTESAAPVSRPRGIAALAGTTPGLPVAVVVCAAALLTTGIVRAVQDGNALFPNSTVGWSLAVLTGIIVGHLVALGRDRWWGGTGSGAALTLAALLLFGWVPAGLVSLAVVALVGAARRHRWRQGLLHGSVDILGIAAAALVLAVFGVQPSVEQPWSPLDWGIAAAPEVMLAATAYLAVTRLLLWYVLAPQGGGLPTVARTALLRQGLVAVALLGIAPLICVVAVALPLLLPLFAVPLIALDSTLWIARARAEEQLRDPLTGLPNRQWLLERTWAALEDAEGNGARSALVLIDLDRFRSVNDTLGHLAGDRLLLQIADRLRLALPRGAEAARLGGDEFAVLLPTADSTTSAQRVARNLVAELSSPLDLDGLTLVLEASAGVAVFPEHAHDAEGLLRRADVAMYQAKRDRTGVEVYESKRDSNTPDRLGLLGDLRRALDAGDVELHYQPKVRFDGHVAGLEALVRWVHPERGRVSPDEFIAIAESSGLMPYLTEYVLDTALAQVAKWRAQGLNVPVAVNVSPRDVHTPGFAGSVAARLARHGVPPGALQLEITEHVLLEDPQRAADTLAGLTEHGVKMSLDDFGTGYSSLVHLRRLPVSELKIDRSFVARLAVDNEDAEIVRCTVDLAHSLGLLVVAEGVEDDETWERLRDLGCDAVQGWLVAAAMPPQETTAWLRARGERGWHRPAELPAATPTDADEPSGQVVP; encoded by the coding sequence ATGAAACCGACCGAGAGCGCCGCCCCGGTCTCACGGCCGCGTGGAATCGCGGCCCTTGCGGGCACGACGCCGGGGCTTCCCGTCGCCGTCGTCGTTTGCGCCGCGGCCCTGCTCACCACCGGCATCGTCAGGGCGGTGCAGGACGGCAACGCACTCTTCCCCAACTCCACGGTGGGCTGGTCGCTTGCCGTCCTCACCGGGATCATCGTGGGCCATCTGGTCGCGCTCGGCCGCGACCGCTGGTGGGGCGGCACCGGATCGGGCGCCGCCCTCACCCTCGCCGCCCTGCTGCTCTTCGGCTGGGTGCCGGCCGGACTTGTCAGCCTCGCCGTCGTCGCCCTGGTCGGCGCCGCCCGCAGGCACCGCTGGCGCCAGGGCCTGCTGCACGGCTCCGTGGACATCCTCGGCATCGCCGCGGCGGCGCTCGTCCTCGCTGTGTTCGGGGTGCAGCCGAGTGTCGAGCAGCCCTGGTCGCCACTCGACTGGGGTATCGCGGCCGCCCCCGAAGTGATGCTCGCGGCCACCGCCTATCTCGCGGTCACCCGGCTGCTGCTGTGGTATGTGCTGGCCCCGCAGGGCGGCGGCCTGCCCACCGTGGCCCGTACGGCCCTGCTGAGGCAGGGTCTTGTCGCGGTCGCCCTGCTCGGCATCGCCCCGCTGATCTGTGTCGTCGCGGTCGCGCTGCCACTGCTGCTGCCGCTGTTCGCCGTACCGCTGATCGCCCTTGACTCCACACTCTGGATCGCCCGGGCCAGGGCGGAGGAGCAGCTCCGCGATCCGCTGACCGGGCTGCCCAACCGGCAGTGGCTGCTGGAGCGGACCTGGGCCGCCCTGGAGGACGCTGAGGGCAACGGTGCCCGTTCCGCTCTCGTACTGATCGATCTCGACCGGTTCCGTTCCGTCAATGACACGCTCGGCCATCTCGCGGGCGACCGGCTGCTCCTGCAGATAGCCGACCGGCTGCGGCTCGCCCTGCCGCGCGGCGCCGAGGCGGCCAGGCTCGGCGGGGACGAATTCGCCGTACTGCTCCCCACCGCCGACTCCACCACCAGCGCCCAGCGCGTCGCCCGCAATCTGGTGGCCGAGCTGTCGTCGCCCCTCGACCTGGACGGCCTGACCCTCGTCCTGGAGGCGAGCGCCGGCGTCGCCGTCTTCCCCGAGCACGCGCACGACGCGGAGGGCCTGCTGCGGCGCGCGGACGTGGCGATGTACCAGGCGAAGCGGGACCGCACGGGCGTGGAGGTGTACGAGTCCAAGCGGGACAGCAACACCCCCGACCGGCTCGGCCTGCTGGGCGATCTGCGCCGGGCGCTGGACGCCGGCGACGTGGAGCTCCACTACCAGCCCAAGGTCCGCTTCGACGGCCATGTCGCGGGCCTGGAAGCCCTGGTCCGCTGGGTCCACCCGGAGCGTGGCCGGGTCTCCCCGGACGAGTTCATCGCCATCGCCGAGTCCTCGGGCCTGATGCCGTATCTGACGGAGTACGTGCTCGATACGGCCCTCGCCCAGGTCGCGAAGTGGCGCGCGCAGGGGCTGAACGTGCCGGTCGCCGTCAATGTCTCTCCGCGCGATGTGCACACCCCCGGCTTCGCCGGATCCGTCGCCGCGCGCCTCGCCCGGCACGGCGTCCCGCCGGGCGCCCTCCAGCTGGAGATCACGGAACACGTCCTCCTCGAGGACCCGCAGCGCGCCGCCGACACCCTGGCCGGGCTGACCGAACACGGCGTCAAGATGTCCCTCGACGACTTCGGCACCGGCTACTCCTCCCTCGTACATCTGCGCCGCCTCCCCGTCAGCGAGCTCAAGATCGACCGCTCGTTCGTCGCCCGGCTCGCCGTCGACAACGAGGACGCGGAGATCGTCCGCTGCACCGTGGACCTGGCTCACTCGCTGGGCCTTCTGGTGGTCGCCGAGGGCGTCGAGGACGACGAGACCTGGGAGCGGCTGCGCGACCTGGGCTGCGACGCCGTACAGGGCTGGCTGGTCGCGGCCGCGATGCCGCCGCAGGAGACCACCGCATGGCTGCGGGCCAGGGGCGAGCGGGGCTGGCACCGCCCGGCCGAGCTGCCCGCCGCCACCCCGACGGACGCGGACGAGCCGTCGGGCCAGGTCGTCCCCTGA
- the ligA gene encoding NAD-dependent DNA ligase LigA, with protein MAVEQQGQVPAEAREKHARLAEQVEEHRFRYYVKDQPVISDGDFDKLLRSLEALEEEYPELRTPDSPTQKVAGQYETEFTAVEHRERMLSLDNAFEDEELAAWAERVAREVNTSDYHLLCELKVDGLAVNLTYEKGRLTRAATRGDGRVGEDITPNVRTIADIPDRLQGDRIPDLVEIRGEVYFPMEKFEELNARLVQAGDKPFANPRNAAAGSLRQKDPKVTATRPLRMVVHGIGARQGFDIDRLSQAYGLLREWGLPTAQHNKVVDSLEGVREFIAYFGEHRHSVEHEIDGVVVKLDEIPLQGRLGSTSRAPRWAIAWKYAPEEVNTKLVNIRVGVGRTGRVTPYAQVEPVTVAGSEVEFATLHNQDVVKAKGVLIGDTVVLRKAGDVIPEILGPVADLRDGSEREFVMPAECPECGTALRPMKEGDVDLRCPNARSCPAQLRERLFYLAGRKSLDIENFGYVAAAALTKPLEPPTPPLTDEGDLFNLTIEQLLPIKAYVLDQDSGLPKRDPKTGEEKVVTVFANQLGEPKKNALAMLENIAAAKERPLARIITGLSIRHVGPVAAEALAREFRSIERIEQATEEELAAVEGVGPTIAASLKQWFEEDWHREILRKWRAAGVRMQEEGGGEDEGPRPLEGLTVVVTGTLQNYTRDGAKEALQSLGAKVAGSVSKKTAFVVVGDNPGSKYDKAMQLKVPVLDEEGFAVLLEQGPDAAREAAVPAEA; from the coding sequence GTGGCTGTCGAACAGCAAGGGCAGGTGCCCGCCGAGGCACGGGAGAAGCACGCCCGGCTGGCCGAGCAGGTCGAGGAGCACCGCTTCCGGTACTACGTGAAGGACCAGCCGGTCATCAGCGACGGCGATTTCGACAAACTGCTGCGCTCGCTGGAGGCGCTGGAGGAGGAGTATCCCGAGCTGCGTACACCCGACTCGCCGACCCAGAAGGTCGCCGGTCAGTACGAGACGGAGTTCACCGCGGTCGAGCACCGCGAGCGGATGCTCTCCCTCGACAACGCCTTCGAGGACGAGGAGCTGGCCGCCTGGGCGGAGCGTGTCGCGCGCGAGGTCAACACCTCCGACTACCACCTGCTGTGCGAGCTGAAGGTCGACGGCCTCGCGGTCAACCTCACATACGAGAAGGGCCGGCTGACGCGGGCGGCGACCCGCGGCGACGGCCGCGTCGGCGAGGACATCACCCCCAATGTCCGGACCATCGCGGACATCCCGGACAGGCTCCAGGGCGACCGCATCCCGGATCTCGTCGAGATCCGCGGCGAGGTCTACTTCCCGATGGAGAAGTTCGAGGAGCTCAACGCCCGCCTGGTTCAGGCGGGTGACAAGCCCTTCGCCAACCCGCGCAACGCGGCAGCGGGTTCGCTGCGCCAGAAGGACCCGAAGGTCACGGCGACCCGTCCGCTGCGCATGGTGGTGCACGGCATCGGCGCCCGCCAGGGCTTCGACATCGACCGCCTGTCGCAGGCGTACGGCCTGCTGCGCGAATGGGGCCTGCCCACCGCGCAGCACAACAAGGTGGTCGACTCCCTCGAAGGCGTAAGGGAATTCATCGCGTACTTCGGCGAGCACCGGCACTCCGTGGAGCACGAGATCGACGGCGTGGTCGTCAAGCTCGACGAGATCCCGCTCCAGGGGCGGCTCGGCTCCACCTCACGGGCGCCGCGCTGGGCGATCGCCTGGAAGTACGCGCCGGAGGAGGTCAACACCAAGCTGGTCAACATCAGGGTGGGCGTCGGCCGCACCGGCCGCGTCACGCCGTACGCCCAGGTCGAGCCGGTCACGGTCGCGGGCTCCGAGGTCGAGTTCGCCACGCTGCACAACCAGGACGTGGTCAAGGCCAAGGGCGTGCTCATCGGCGACACGGTGGTGCTGCGCAAGGCGGGCGACGTCATTCCGGAGATCCTCGGTCCGGTCGCGGATCTGCGCGACGGCAGCGAGCGGGAGTTCGTGATGCCGGCGGAGTGCCCGGAGTGCGGCACGGCGCTGCGTCCCATGAAGGAGGGCGACGTCGACCTGCGCTGCCCCAACGCCCGCTCCTGCCCCGCCCAGTTGCGTGAACGTCTCTTCTATCTCGCCGGACGCAAGTCGCTGGACATCGAAAACTTCGGCTATGTGGCCGCGGCCGCGCTCACCAAGCCGCTGGAGCCGCCCACACCGCCGCTGACCGACGAGGGCGACCTCTTCAACCTCACCATCGAGCAGCTGCTGCCGATCAAGGCGTACGTCCTGGACCAGGACAGCGGACTGCCCAAGCGCGACCCGAAGACGGGCGAGGAGAAGGTCGTCACGGTCTTCGCCAACCAGCTCGGCGAGCCGAAGAAGAACGCCCTGGCGATGCTGGAGAACATCGCGGCGGCCAAGGAGCGCCCGCTGGCCCGGATCATCACGGGTCTGTCCATCCGTCATGTCGGCCCGGTGGCGGCCGAGGCGCTGGCCCGGGAGTTCCGGTCGATCGAGCGGATCGAGCAGGCCACCGAGGAGGAGCTGGCGGCCGTCGAGGGCGTCGGGCCGACCATCGCCGCCTCGCTCAAGCAGTGGTTCGAGGAGGACTGGCATCGCGAGATCCTGCGCAAGTGGCGGGCGGCGGGCGTCCGCATGCAGGAAGAGGGCGGGGGAGAGGACGAGGGGCCGCGTCCGCTGGAAGGACTCACCGTGGTCGTCACCGGCACCTTGCAGAACTACACCAGGGATGGCGCAAAAGAAGCCCTCCAGAGCCTCGGCGCGAAAGTGGCCGGTTCTGTTTCGAAGAAAACGGCCTTCGTGGTGGTCGGCGACAACCCCGGTTCCAAGTACGACAAGGCGATGCAGCTGAAGGTGCCGGTCCTGGACGAGGAGGGCTTCGCCGTACTGCTCGAACAGGGCCCTGACGCGGCCCGTGAGGCAGCTGTGCCTGCAGAGGCGTAA
- a CDS encoding methionine synthase, giving the protein MNAFPWGPATGVGSMPGGDAHEAAKTVAGSFEDFPYLPELPARGPGADMIGRTIGLLVEMYAHVEPSGWRISDRPGRETRRARSWLGEDLDALEEFTQGYEGPLKVQAVGPWTLAAALELRGGEAALGDPGAVRDLAGSLAEGLRAHLAEVRRRVPGARVVLQLDEPSLTAVLRGQIRTASGYRTHRAVDRQVVESTLRDVIGASEEPVTVHSCAPDVPFALLRRAGVTGVSFDFGLLTERDEEQIGEAVEGGTQLFAGVVPSTDVPLSDPAGSVMGVRTLWRRLGLNPGTLTESVVITPSCGLAGASPAYARAALAHCVRAARSLADNPE; this is encoded by the coding sequence ATGAACGCATTCCCATGGGGTCCCGCCACCGGTGTCGGGTCCATGCCCGGCGGTGACGCGCACGAGGCTGCGAAGACCGTCGCCGGGTCCTTCGAGGACTTCCCGTATCTGCCCGAGCTGCCCGCCCGCGGGCCGGGCGCCGACATGATCGGGCGGACCATCGGGCTGCTCGTCGAGATGTACGCGCATGTGGAGCCCAGCGGCTGGCGGATCAGCGACCGGCCGGGGCGCGAAACCCGCCGCGCCCGCTCCTGGCTCGGCGAGGACCTCGACGCGCTGGAGGAGTTCACCCAGGGCTACGAGGGCCCACTGAAGGTGCAGGCTGTGGGGCCGTGGACGCTCGCCGCCGCGCTGGAACTGCGGGGCGGCGAGGCCGCGCTGGGCGATCCCGGCGCCGTCCGGGACCTCGCGGGCTCGCTCGCGGAAGGGCTGCGGGCGCATCTGGCGGAGGTACGCCGCCGGGTGCCCGGCGCCCGCGTGGTGCTGCAACTCGACGAGCCGTCGCTCACCGCCGTACTGCGTGGACAGATCAGGACCGCCAGCGGGTATCGCACCCACAGGGCGGTGGACCGCCAGGTCGTCGAGAGCACGCTGCGGGATGTGATCGGGGCGAGCGAGGAGCCCGTCACCGTCCACTCCTGCGCGCCGGACGTGCCGTTCGCGCTGCTGCGCCGGGCCGGGGTCACGGGTGTCTCGTTCGATTTCGGTCTGCTCACCGAGCGTGACGAGGAACAGATCGGCGAGGCGGTCGAGGGCGGCACGCAGCTGTTCGCCGGCGTCGTGCCGTCCACTGACGTTCCATTGTCAGACCCTGCCGGTAGCGTCATGGGTGTCAGGACGCTGTGGCGCAGGCTGGGGCTGAATCCGGGGACTCTCACCGAGTCCGTGGTGATCACCCCGTCGTGCGGGCTCGCGGGTGCGTCACCCGCGTACGCACGCGCGGCGCTCGCCCACTGCGTCCGGGCCGCGAGATCGCTCGCGGACAACCCTGAGTAG
- a CDS encoding SDR family oxidoreductase — protein sequence MATHLITGAGSGIGAAVARRLHERGDELILLARDAGRAKELAAEYEGARTLVADLADPDRISRSLGMQQMPDRLDSLLHIAGVVDLGPIVELRPKTWHQQLNANLVSPAELTRLFLPQLRAAQGHVLFVNSGAGLHAHAQWGAYAASKHGLKALADSLREEEHGNGVRVTSVYPGRTAGPMQVKVHSQEGKEYDASRWIAPESVATTIMTALDLPRDAEINDLTVRPGR from the coding sequence ATGGCTACACATCTGATCACCGGAGCAGGCTCCGGCATCGGCGCGGCCGTCGCGCGCCGGCTCCACGAACGCGGCGACGAGCTCATCCTGCTGGCCCGCGACGCCGGCCGCGCCAAGGAGCTCGCCGCCGAGTACGAGGGCGCCCGCACGCTCGTCGCCGACCTGGCCGACCCGGACCGCATCTCCAGATCGCTCGGCATGCAGCAGATGCCGGACCGACTGGACTCCCTGCTGCACATCGCGGGCGTCGTCGACCTCGGCCCGATCGTCGAGCTCAGGCCCAAGACCTGGCACCAGCAGCTCAACGCCAACCTGGTCTCGCCCGCCGAGCTGACCCGGCTGTTCCTGCCCCAACTCCGCGCCGCTCAGGGGCATGTGCTGTTCGTCAACTCGGGCGCGGGCCTCCACGCCCATGCTCAGTGGGGTGCTTACGCCGCCTCCAAGCACGGGCTGAAGGCGCTCGCCGACTCGCTGCGCGAGGAGGAGCACGGCAACGGCGTACGCGTGACATCGGTCTACCCGGGCCGCACGGCCGGCCCCATGCAGGTCAAGGTGCACTCCCAGGAGGGCAAGGAGTACGACGCGTCCCGCTGGATCGCCCCGGAGTCGGTCGCGACGACGATCATGACTGCGCTGGATCTGCCGCGCGACGCGGAGATCAACGACCTGACGGTGCGGCCGGGGCGATGA
- a CDS encoding DUF427 domain-containing protein: protein MAKGHTITIEQGTDHVRVVRDGQLLAESRRPLLLHETGLPVRYYLPPEDVRTDLLTRSDTHTHCPFKGDADYWSLPDAPDLVWAYPEPKDEVARIKGYLCFYDTEVVQD from the coding sequence ATGGCCAAAGGACACACGATCACCATCGAGCAGGGCACGGACCATGTACGGGTAGTGCGCGACGGGCAGCTCCTCGCCGAGAGCCGGCGGCCCTTGCTGCTGCACGAGACGGGCCTGCCGGTCCGCTACTACCTCCCCCCGGAGGACGTACGCACCGATCTGCTCACCCGCTCGGACACCCACACCCACTGCCCGTTCAAGGGTGACGCCGACTACTGGTCGCTGCCGGACGCACCTGATCTGGTGTGGGCGTACCCGGAGCCCAAGGACGAAGTGGCCCGGATCAAGGGTTACTTGTGCTTCTACGACACCGAGGTCGTCCAGGACTGA
- the mnmA gene encoding tRNA 2-thiouridine(34) synthase MnmA, which yields MTPQTPQRPLRVLAAMSGGVDSAVAAARAAEAGHDVTGVHLALSANPQSFRTGARGCCTIEDSRDARRAADVIGIPFYVWDLAERFREDVVEDFIAEYEAGRTPNPCLRCNEKIKFAALLDKALALGFDAVCTGHYATVVMGQDGSRELHRASDMAKDQSYVLGVLDERQLAHAMFPLGDTLTTKGEIRAEAERRGLAVAKKPDSHDICFIADGDTQGFLASRLGTAEGDIVDESGSKLGTHDGAFGFTIGQRKGLRIGHPAPDGKPRYVLDISPVNNTVTVGPVEALDVTALTAIKPRWCGTAPAGPGTYTAQLRAHGGETPVTAELVGDELQVSFAEPVRGVAPGQAIVLYDGTRVVGSATIATTERAAASVA from the coding sequence ATGACTCCTCAGACTCCCCAGCGCCCCCTCCGAGTACTCGCCGCGATGTCCGGCGGAGTGGACTCCGCCGTCGCCGCCGCGCGCGCCGCCGAGGCCGGGCACGATGTCACCGGTGTGCACCTGGCCCTGTCCGCGAACCCGCAGTCGTTCCGTACGGGCGCGCGCGGCTGTTGCACCATCGAGGACTCGCGCGACGCCCGCCGCGCCGCGGACGTCATCGGCATCCCCTTCTACGTCTGGGATCTCGCCGAGCGCTTCCGCGAGGACGTGGTCGAGGACTTCATCGCGGAGTACGAGGCCGGCCGCACCCCCAATCCCTGCCTGCGCTGCAACGAGAAGATCAAGTTCGCGGCGCTGCTGGACAAGGCGCTGGCCCTCGGCTTCGACGCCGTGTGCACCGGCCACTACGCCACGGTCGTCATGGGCCAGGACGGCAGCCGCGAGCTGCACCGTGCCAGCGACATGGCCAAGGACCAGTCGTACGTCCTCGGAGTGCTCGACGAGCGCCAGCTCGCGCACGCGATGTTCCCGCTCGGCGACACCCTCACCACCAAGGGTGAGATCCGGGCGGAGGCCGAGCGCAGGGGACTCGCGGTCGCCAAGAAGCCCGACAGCCACGACATCTGCTTCATCGCCGACGGCGACACCCAGGGCTTCCTCGCCTCGCGCCTGGGCACGGCGGAGGGCGACATCGTCGACGAGTCGGGGTCGAAGCTGGGCACGCACGACGGGGCCTTCGGCTTCACCATCGGCCAGCGCAAGGGCCTGCGCATCGGCCACCCTGCCCCCGACGGCAAGCCGCGCTATGTCCTGGACATCTCACCGGTGAACAACACGGTGACGGTCGGCCCGGTCGAGGCACTGGACGTCACGGCCCTGACCGCGATCAAGCCCCGCTGGTGCGGGACGGCTCCGGCGGGCCCCGGAACGTACACCGCGCAGCTGCGCGCCCATGGCGGCGAGACGCCGGTGACCGCCGAGCTGGTCGGCGACGAGCTCCAGGTCTCCTTCGCCGAGCCGGTGCGGGGAGTGGCACCCGGCCAGGCGATCGTGCTGTACGACGGCACGCGTGTGGTCGGCTCGGCGACGATCGCGACGACCGAGCGCGCGGCCGCGTCCGTCGCCTGA
- a CDS encoding N-acetylmuramoyl-L-alanine amidase, producing the protein MGSESKRGGKRRKGRGVSRRAVLIGGGAVVLGVGALAQDELRRAWWKLPGMAKPRKEGELDHLGAEWTAASRANWRLADRPDDYRIDRVVIHVVQGSFPTALRVFKDPGHGAATHYVVRKDGHVAQMIRELDVAFHAGNRSYNERSIGIEHEGFVDRPAGFTDAMYRASAQLTAGICVRYDIPADREHIIGHVEVPGTDHTDPGPHWDWNRYLALVRKALPTAREAAGS; encoded by the coding sequence ATGGGGAGCGAATCGAAGCGCGGCGGCAAGCGCCGCAAGGGGCGGGGCGTCAGTCGGCGGGCCGTGCTGATCGGCGGAGGGGCCGTGGTGCTCGGCGTCGGCGCGCTGGCGCAGGACGAGCTGCGGCGTGCCTGGTGGAAGCTGCCTGGGATGGCGAAGCCGCGCAAGGAGGGTGAGCTCGACCATCTGGGCGCGGAGTGGACGGCGGCGTCGCGGGCGAACTGGCGGCTGGCGGACCGGCCCGACGACTACCGCATCGACCGCGTGGTCATCCATGTCGTCCAGGGGAGCTTTCCGACGGCCCTGAGGGTCTTCAAGGACCCGGGGCACGGCGCGGCGACGCACTATGTCGTGCGCAAGGACGGGCATGTGGCGCAGATGATCCGCGAGCTGGACGTGGCGTTCCACGCGGGGAACCGCTCGTACAACGAACGCAGCATCGGCATAGAGCACGAGGGTTTCGTGGACCGGCCGGCCGGTTTCACGGACGCGATGTACCGGGCTTCGGCGCAGCTGACGGCGGGGATATGTGTGCGGTACGACATACCTGCCGACCGTGAGCACATCATCGGGCATGTGGAGGTGCCGGGGACGGACCACACCGATCCCGGGCCGCACTGGGACTGGAACCGCTATCTCGCGCTCGTACGCAAGGCGCTGCCGACGGCACGCGAGGCGGCGGGGTCCTAG
- a CDS encoding cysteine desulfurase family protein: MAYLDHAATTPMLPEAVEAMSAQLTVTGNASALHAAGRRARRAVEEARETLAEALGARPSEVVFTSGGTEADNLAVKGLYWQRRDADPARTRVLASPVEHHAVLDAVDWLGEHEGANVEYLPVDAYGRVHPEALREAIERNPDDVALATVMWANNEIGTVMPVKELSAVAGEFDVPLHADAVQAFGQLDVDFAASGLAAMTVSGHKIGGPYGIGALLLGREYTPVPVLHGGGQERHVRSGTLDAPAIAALAVAGRIAAERREDFARDIGALRDELVQAVLRAVPDAILGGDPEDRLPANAHFTFPGCEGDSLLLLLDAQGIECSTGSACTAGVAQPSHVLLATGTDPDLARGTLRFSLGHTSTKADVEAVAEAIGPAVERARTAGLS; encoded by the coding sequence ATGGCTTACCTCGACCACGCTGCGACCACTCCCATGCTGCCGGAGGCCGTCGAGGCGATGAGCGCGCAGCTCACCGTCACCGGCAACGCCTCCGCGCTGCACGCCGCCGGGCGCCGCGCCCGTCGCGCCGTCGAGGAGGCCCGCGAGACCCTCGCCGAGGCGCTCGGCGCGCGGCCCAGCGAGGTGGTCTTCACCTCCGGCGGCACCGAGGCCGACAACCTCGCCGTGAAGGGCCTGTACTGGCAGCGGCGCGACGCCGACCCGGCCAGGACCCGGGTGCTGGCCAGCCCCGTCGAGCACCACGCCGTCCTGGACGCCGTCGACTGGCTCGGCGAGCACGAGGGCGCGAACGTCGAGTATCTGCCGGTGGACGCGTACGGACGGGTGCACCCAGAGGCCCTGCGCGAAGCCATCGAGCGCAACCCCGACGATGTCGCGCTCGCCACCGTGATGTGGGCCAACAACGAGATCGGCACCGTCATGCCGGTCAAGGAACTGTCCGCCGTGGCAGGGGAGTTCGACGTCCCGCTGCACGCCGACGCGGTCCAGGCCTTCGGACAGCTCGACGTCGACTTCGCCGCGTCGGGCCTCGCCGCCATGACCGTCTCCGGACACAAGATCGGCGGACCGTACGGCATCGGCGCGCTGCTGCTCGGCCGGGAGTACACCCCCGTCCCCGTCCTGCACGGCGGCGGCCAGGAACGCCATGTCCGCTCCGGCACCCTCGACGCCCCCGCGATCGCCGCCCTCGCCGTGGCCGGCCGCATCGCCGCCGAGCGCCGCGAGGACTTCGCCCGCGACATAGGCGCACTGCGCGACGAACTCGTCCAGGCCGTGCTCAGGGCAGTCCCGGACGCGATCCTCGGCGGCGACCCGGAGGACCGTCTCCCCGCCAACGCGCACTTCACCTTCCCCGGCTGCGAAGGCGACTCCCTGCTCCTCCTCCTCGACGCCCAGGGCATCGAATGCTCCACGGGCTCCGCCTGCACGGCCGGCGTCGCCCAGCCCAGCCATGTGCTGCTCGCCACCGGTACCGACCCGGACCTGGCCCGCGGCACTCTGCGCTTCAGCCTCGGCCACACCTCCACCAAGGCTGATGTCGAGGCGGTCGCCGAGGCCATCGGCCCCGCGGTGGAACGGGCCCGTACCGCAGGGCTCAGCTAG
- a CDS encoding DUF4190 domain-containing protein, producing MQLTAIARNARPNSGTGDPGARPGARRDADGMAVAAFVLGLVGLLVMNIVLGPIAVVLAGISLWRGTARRGRALLGLALGIADLAVLAVLVTANGAVVWGFGS from the coding sequence ATGCAACTCACTGCCATCGCACGAAACGCTCGCCCCAATAGCGGCACCGGGGACCCCGGCGCCCGGCCCGGCGCCCGGCGGGACGCCGACGGCATGGCCGTCGCCGCCTTCGTACTCGGTCTCGTCGGCCTGCTCGTGATGAACATCGTGCTCGGCCCGATCGCCGTCGTTCTCGCCGGCATCTCCCTCTGGCGCGGCACCGCGCGCCGCGGCCGCGCCCTCCTCGGACTCGCCCTCGGCATCGCCGACCTGGCCGTCCTCGCCGTGCTCGTCACCGCGAACGGAGCCGTCGTCTGGGGCTTCGGCAGCTGA
- a CDS encoding TetR family transcriptional regulator translates to MSHSHTVGIRQAQKQKTRQALLDAALQLLEEQSLSSLGLREVTRAVGVAPTAFYRHFRDTADLGVALVEETLGSLHATIGEALAESGDDVRIDRTVALIAELVRTSPAHVRFIARERHGGVQPVREAIGAQLRRFADEVAAAFGREPEAAGWSEADLKMLAGVYVDHMVMTASTFLEAGPEGEEQVSSVARRQLRLISLGRRHWLD, encoded by the coding sequence ATGAGTCACAGTCACACCGTGGGGATCCGCCAAGCCCAGAAGCAGAAGACCCGTCAGGCCCTCCTGGACGCCGCGCTGCAACTGCTCGAGGAGCAGAGTCTGAGCAGCCTCGGCCTGCGTGAGGTGACCCGGGCGGTGGGTGTGGCGCCGACCGCGTTCTACCGGCACTTCCGGGACACGGCGGATCTCGGCGTAGCGCTGGTCGAGGAGACGCTCGGCAGCCTGCACGCCACGATCGGCGAGGCGCTCGCCGAGAGCGGTGACGACGTACGCATCGACCGGACGGTCGCGCTGATCGCGGAACTGGTCCGTACGTCCCCCGCGCATGTCCGCTTCATCGCCCGCGAGCGGCACGGCGGTGTACAGCCCGTGCGGGAGGCCATAGGCGCACAACTGCGACGGTTCGCCGACGAGGTGGCGGCGGCGTTCGGCCGGGAGCCGGAGGCGGCGGGGTGGAGCGAGGCGGATCTGAAGATGCTCGCGGGCGTGTATGTGGACCACATGGTCATGACGGCCTCAACGTTCCTGGAGGCCGGTCCGGAGGGCGAGGAGCAGGTCAGTTCGGTGGCGCGCCGTCAGTTGCGGCTGATCAGCCTCGGCCGTCGGCACTGGCTGGACTGA